A region from the Desulfitobacterium dehalogenans ATCC 51507 genome encodes:
- the gatC gene encoding Asp-tRNA(Asn)/Glu-tRNA(Gln) amidotransferase subunit GatC has translation MKISREEVEHVALLARLELTEEELMTNTEQLNSILDYAVMLEKLNTDDIRPTAHAVPLHNVLREDLVKPSMDREKVLANAPDAKEGFFKVPRIV, from the coding sequence ATGAAAATCTCTCGCGAAGAAGTAGAACATGTGGCCTTGCTTGCTCGATTGGAATTGACGGAGGAAGAATTAATGACCAATACAGAGCAATTGAACTCTATTCTGGACTATGCAGTTATGCTGGAAAAGTTGAATACGGACGATATCAGACCTACGGCTCACGCAGTTCCTTTGCATAATGTGCTGCGGGAGGATCTGGTTAAGCCCTCCATGGACCGTGAAAAAGTACTCGCCAATGCGCCTGATGCAAAAGAGGGTTTCTTTAAAGTCCCACGGATTGTTTAA